CACTTCACTAATATTTTCAGGAAGTGCTGATTCAAGCGCTTTCTTAACTCGGTCAGGAAAATTTCCCCAGCTAAAAGTATCTTTAATTGCTTTTTCATAAAGACTTTTAACATGAGTACGGATCATTTCTGCATACTCGGGTGATTTTTCAAACTCAGAACAATGTTTAGCTATATCGCTGGCTAGGCTGTCAGCAATAGTGTTGTTATCTTTCATGGTTATTACCTAATTGGTTAGTTAAATCACATAAGGGAGGATTAGTAATTCATCCACAGGCACTCTGTTCTGGTTCCAGTGCCACGGCCTGCGGAAATACGGGATTGTTTTGTTGCCTTTCGCCAGCTTGATAATTCATCGTTGTACAACTCTGATTCATAACCACTGATAGCAACCATGCCAGATACTGATTTAAGTACCTGCAGTAATTCATGGTGTTGATCGGTGGTGAGTTCAAAGTTGTAATAACGATTTCGCATTACTCTGGTGGATGGAACATAGGGGGGGTCTACATAAAACAAGGTATCAGCGCTGTCATGCTGCTTGATTAATTCAGTTGCTGGTTTGTTTTCTATGATCACACCTTGCAACCGACTGCATACAGCGGCTAGGTTTTCAGGGTATTTAGCCCAAAGATGTGAAGCCGTTGCATACTTGCGCTTACTATCAGAGCGGAAACCTGATGTTCCACCTGATGAAGCTGCGGAACCAAAACCCATACAAGCACGAACAACCATTCGCCTAGCGCGTTCAATGGGGTCATTGATTTGAACTCTGGCCAGCTCGAATTCATCACGTGAATAGGGTGTTAAGTAGCAAGCATGTTGTAGCTGTTCATTCATTGCTTTATCACGCAACACCTGAAATAAATTAACTACCTCGCTATCTAAATCGTTATACACCTCAGCGTAGCTAGGCTCTTTTTGCATTAGAACACCAGCCGCGCCCCCGAACGGCTCAACATAACAACGATGATCAGGTAAGTGGCTAATCACCCATTTAGCTAATCTAAACTTGCTACCGTGGTAACGTATTGCTGGATGTTTGATAGTCATTGCTTGGCCTTTTTAGCACCAGGTGCTTGTCTGGCTTGCTTTATGTTTTCTTCGTCTTCTTTGTACATGGTTGGATTGGTGATGCAGTCATCTAAATAAGCGTTTACCTCATCCAATAAGTAAACATGCTTGCGTGGGGCTAGATAGATTTTTCTTAGAATACCTTCTTTATCACGGCTATCTAATGCCGTTCTACCCAAGCCAGTTACTTTTTTAACTAAGTCAGAAGAAATAACTTTCCCAATGGTACCGATTTCTTCTATGCCAATAATTTCTAATTTTAATGATTCTAAATTCATAATTTCCCCTAAGGTGGGGCTAACCCCACCACAAGTTTATTATTGGTATTCGTCTTTCATGTCGTTCAGCGTCAAACTGAATGAATCGAACAGCTCATCACCAAGCTTGCGTTTGTTGGCATTAAGGAATTGAACAACCTTTTCGAAAGCTGCTTTAGCTTCTGGTGAGCCACCAGCAGGTAGGCTGTTAATTTGTGCTTCAAGATTGTTGCGTGAATCAACACGGTGATAAGCCTGTTTAGCTTTATTGGTGAGTTCGGTATATAAAGAGGTACCCATAACTGATTTAAGCTCTTCAATCTGGCTACGGATAGCTTTGAACTGCTCCAATGTCTCAGCGTTACTGATTGCTTGGCGCATTTCATCAGGGTTAAAGCCATCATCAACAATTTCACCTGTGATTACATTGCTGTCGCCGCTGGTGGCTTCGTGATGCTGCTCAGGCTCATTTTGCTGAGTGATTTCATTAAGACTTACACGCTCTTTTTGTGGCGTAACATCTTTGATTGGTGCATCTGGTAGCTCATCGTGGGTATAAACGCCTAGAATCACTTCAGGGCAATAGAGACGAGCCCAATATTTAACAGCTAGATAAGCAAGTTGTTGTTTTGGATTTGTTGACCATAAAGGTGAATTGCGAGTAACCACACTGGATAGATAAATGCGTTCTCCCCATGTAATTTCGCTATCACCACGTAAAATAGCGCCTACACGTATCCATAATCCGTGTTCGTCGGCATCGGTCCAATCACGAACACGGAACGAATAATCTTTACCGTTTCGATTTTTAGTAAGCTCTTTGCTTTTGGTGAGTTTTTCCCATCCACCTTCGCTATATTCATAATGAAAACGACCATGAATAGCGGTTGAAGTAGAAACTAGGGAGTTAATTAATTGAGCTTCATAACCAAGGACGCCATTAACGGTATATGTTTTTTGTGCAACAACAAAAGGGTTCATATCCCATTGTATTGCCTGCATGACAATAGCTAAGCAGTCAGATGATTTACCCCTTAAATGGTCTGGTACGGTAACTGTTCCCTCAGCCATTAACTTAGAAAACTCAACTAAGCTTTGTAGTTTGTCAGGGCTAAACATGACTAAGTTATTACTTTGATTGATGGTTGCCACTTCTGACATGATGATTACCTCTAAATTGATAAGCGCCACGCAGTAAGCAGGGCGCCAGAATGGATTAAGCTTCTTCTAATTGAAGTTCTTCTAACTTGCGTGTTTCAAAGTCAGTAAGATTAATGGTGAGTGTTTCGGTTACCGGGGCAGGCCATACACCAGTATTCATTGAGTTATTGATATCACGCAGCGTCTTTTTGTACTCCAAGCGGCCTAGCTCTAATAACTCTGGTGAGGCTTCGACGATTGCAACCCAGTGGTAATGAGGATCAGAGTTAACGAATATCCAATAAAACTGGTCAAGTTGTGCGATATCGGAATACATACCTGCACTGATGTGATAATCACGATTAAGTATTTCTCTACGGATCATCGATGTAATTGCATCTTGCTTAAATCGACCAAGAGAGACGGATTTCAGGTCAAAACCAATTCGATGGTTATCATTCAGTTGAATTTCAATATCTGGCCTAACTCTTGTTTCAAGCCCTGTATCATCGTCAACACCGTAATAGCTAACTTCTGATACTCGGTTTGGATGATTGATTAATGCGCTAGCTTCTGGATGATTCATTACAGCATCACGCATGTCTTTGGCGGTTTGAAAATCAATTGTTTCAACTTGAATTTTTGTTTCGTCACCTCGCCATGCGCTGATTAAATCATCTTCAAATACTGCATCTGGATTAATCGCTTTAATTGATGCTGCAATTTCTTCTTTTTTGCCTGATTTTTTAAGAGGTTCAGGTTTACTGGTTTCCTCGCCCCATAAATCAGGGTTAATTGAGTAAATTTGATTGAGTAAAAAATCACGGCTACCAGATGTTTTTAATGGCTCTGGTAGTGTTGCGTTAAACTCTTTAATACATGCTTTCATTGCGGCAGCGGTGTGCTTATCTGATTCAGGTATCTTTCTGAATTCATCAGGTAAATCAGCATACAACCCTCCAATTTCCTCTACTGAACCAGATAACGGTAACGGTGCTGGTAGTGTTGCGTTATGAGCTTCAATTATTGCTTTTAGCTCGTCAGTGCTACGTGGTTGGGGTAAGCCAGCATTGTATTCATCAATCCATTTCGTCATGGAGTCAGTGTTTGTAAATGCTCCCTCTGGAATTTCAGGACGAACACTGAATTCAGTGCCGAACTTTTCAGGCTCCATCGTCAATGTATGAAACGCGCTACCTAAATCAAAACAGCGTTTATTTTCACGAATAATGATTTTGCTTACGTGTCTGAGGTTGTAATACATCAGGCTTATACGAGCATCTTTCAGCATTGAACTACTGATACCGTTTGAGCTGTGATAAACATCATTAGGGATATCAGGGTAACGCCCAGGTTCAAAGTAAGGTGGTTCATTTACGGGGCATTCTTTAATAATTTCCGGCTCAGTATTACCATTTTGTTTATCTTTACTGGCGTGAGTAATTACATCAGGCTTAGCAGGTTCGGTAACTTCTTCTTTGTCAGGTGAAACTAAAGATTGGAAATATTTCTTGCGGTCAACATTAGAACGGAATTTATCAGGGTTCTTAATGACATGAATGTAAGCGTTGATAATGTCGTTATCATGCAGAAACATCAGCTTTGGCGTTGATGTAGTGGTAATGCTTAACTCAAAAGCTACCTTTTCGAACTGCTCAAACTCTTCGCTGGTGGCTGTTTTGTTTAAGTGATTAGTTAGCTTATCAATATTTTCAGGCGTGTTAATGTCATTAGCCATTAAGATTGCGCTAACAATATTGCTTAACTTGCGCTGTTCAAATTGCTCTTGTTCTTGATTGCTCATTAGATAATTCCTTGTCGGTTTGAATTGCTATCCAAGTGACGAAAGCCCACTCGATACCATCTTTAAAGTTTATGAACTCTTGTCTTTTTCCACGTACGATAAATACATGAAAACCATTTTCGATAAAAAACATCATTTCAATCACCTTTGATAAACAAATTGTTTATGTTTGTGGCGTGAAAAAAATCCAGCTAAAACAGCTAGATTGATTAATATTGTCACTGTCCAAATCTTGCATTCCGAATCTACGGGTTAGCTAAGACATTCTGCGGCTCACAGAATTTAGGAGTGTGATAGCCATTCTGTATTGTTAAAGAGCGTTAACCTTGTGGGTTAATATGAGATAAAGAATAAACCATAAAAGACAGTTGTCAACTGTTAAAAACAAACAAATAACCAATATGTTTATCTTTTCTGTAAATAAAAAAGCCAGCTCGAGGCTGGCTGTAAATGTAATGCTTTGTTTTACTTTTCGTTTTTACTAATTATGAACTCAATAAAGTCTTGTATCTTTTCTTTCTCACATAATGGCAATGCAGCAAATTTTTTATGATCGTAATGAAGAACATCTGAATCATCTTTAGACATTAGTAGTTCATATGGTTTACGGCCTAAGGCTTCCGCAATAGCAGCAACGCTATCAACAGTAGCACTGGACTCATTTTTAATAATTCGGTTTACAGTTGCTTGACCCAAGCCTGATTTAACTGATAACTGAGCCTGTGATTTAAAACCATCAATTAGCATGAATGTTGTGATGTTATCACCAAGTATGCGCCCAATGTCGGTAGGCTGGCGGGCTAATTCGTCTGCAATCTGTTCAGCAGGGACATTCAAGTGATCCTTGTCCATATAGTACTTAGGCAGCTTAGTAAGGTGCTCAATCTTTCTGGCAATAGGATCGCTAAGCGAACGATGGCTTTTCATGTCAGAGGACATTAAATAACGAGAAATAACATTAGGAGCACAACCAAGCGCTGCCGCTAGGCTCTTCTGTTTCCCTTCGTAATGCTTTTCTATCACAAAGACAAGGTTGTCTCTTCTGATATCCTGAATGCTTTTCACTGTATTTTTCCCTTGCGTTTATTTTGTTCGATATTGTTTATTCTGTTTATCTATTAAATATCAAATTAACCCTTTAGGTAAATTACCGATTTGGTTATCATGATTTGAAATTGTGAGTCGGTTTATCTTTATGGTGGTTGATATGAAAGATTTTAACTTCAAAATATTCTGGAATGGTCTATCTAAACGTGAGCGCCAGCAATTTGCAGACAGCGCAAATTTGACCGTTCAGTATGTTTCTATCCATCTGCGCTATTGCAGTCGTAGCGTATCATTACAGACAGCAAAGAGATTGCAGAAGGCTCTTAATACATTCGGAATAGAGCTAACGTTAGACCAAATAGCAGACAAATTTATGAAGTAAATCACACTAGGCCGCGAAAGCGGTCTTTTTATGATTAACCGGATAAACAATAACGCTTAAATGGTTGATTATTTTTTCTGTAGCGTATAATCTTACTGCACACATAACTGTAATGGGGGTTTTCAATGAAAGTTATTAGTAGAAAAGAAGCCGCAACTAATGGGTTGTCTCGCTTTTATACGGGTAAAGCCTGTGTTCATGGGCATATTGCAGAGCGTTTTGTAAGTAATGGTGTTTGTGTTGAATGTGCTGCAAAGCACGCTGCAAATTACCGTGAAAGTGTTAATAGCATTCTCAAGCAGGCAAGAGAAATGGGGGTACAGGCATGAAAGCACGTATTAATGAAAACGCCACAATTATTATTGAGCTTGAAACAGATGAAGAAGTAGCGCTGTTAAGGTTATGGCATCAACTTAACTATTCAGAAAACACAACTTACTGTGAGCTAATCAATACTAGCTGCCTTGCATCAATTGAAATAGACGGAATTAGTGATAACGCTACGGCGTAGAGGTGGCCTATGTCTACATATAAATGGCTTAGGCTCTGGCATGACATGCCTAACGATCCTAAATGGAGAACAATTTCAAGGGCTTCAAAGCAGCCAATTGCATTAGTTCAAGCTGTTTACATTCATCTTCTTGTTGATGCGTCACAGAATGTCACGAAATGTCACGATGGGTCACAACGCGGTCACGTGACAGTCACGATTGAAGATTTAGCAAGTGCGCTGGATGTTGAAAATGAACAGATTGAAGCTGTTTTAAATGCCATGCAGGGACGTGTTTTAGATGGTTCGAAAATTACTGGTTGGGAGAGCCGCCAGCCAAAAAAGGAAGACTTAGGAAACGCAGAAACAGGAGCAAAATCAGCAGCTCAGCGAAAAAGAGAGCAACGCGAAAGAGAAAGAATTCAAAGAGAGGAAGAGCAAAATAAAAATGCAGGTCACGAAGATGTCACGAAATGTCACGATGGGTCACAACGCGGTCACGTGACAGTCACGATTGAAGATTTAGCAAGTGCGCTGGATGTTGAAAATGAACAGATTGAAGCTGTTTTAAATGCCATGCAGGGACGTGTTTTAGATGGTTCGAAAATTACTGGTTGGGAGAGCCGCCAGCCAAAAAAGGAAGACTTAGGAAACGCAGAAACAGGAGCAAAATCAGCAGCTCAGCGAAAAAGAGAGCAACGCGAAAGAGAAAGAATTCAAAGAGAGGAAGAGCAAAATAAAAATGCAGGTCACGAAGATGTCACGAAATGTCACGATGGGTCACAACAAGATAAAGATAAGAATAGAGATATAAAAGATCCTCTCTCTAATGCGCGGGAAGATAATTTTCAATCTAATCCGAATGCTAATAATTCTATCTTGAACGGTCGTGTTCCTGCTGGTGGTTTTGGTGTGAATGATAAATTTGTGATGTATCACGGTTGGGAGCCTGATCAAGACTTCACCCAAAAGGCTGCGTACTGGGGAACGATACTCAAAGAGCCGTTACAGCCTCATGAGCTAGCCGAGTTTATAACCTACTGGGGGGCAGAGGGAAAAGCCAAAACACACGAGCAATGGGAACTAGCCCTTGCTAATGGTCTGAAACGCAGTCGATTGAAAAATGAAAAGGTGGTGAAAAATGGGGCAGGTCAGAGAACTAAGATCGATAGCCAATTCGCAGGAAAGCCAAAAGCGATGCAGGAATTCTTACAACACGTCCTCGATAAATACGGGCAAGACGCTGTTGACGCTTTGGTTGAAGATGATCGAAATCTACGGCGACAAATGGAAGAACAAAAATGGCACGGAACCGTCATTGATGTGGAAGCAAGCGCTAAGCGCATTGAGTGACCAGCAACTGGACGGACTGTTTAAATTCTGTATCGACCGCTGCATGAATGGTAATCCATGGCCACCAGAGTTATCAGACGTGATTGTCGCGTTATCTGGTGAAGCGGCTAAGCATAATCCCTTTGGGCTTGATCCTGACGAACAGCTTAGAGATTTTTTAACCTACTGCGCTAAGCGCAATAACTACCAGAGCGCTGAAATGTACCCGTTCAAACACCCGGTTCAATACTGGATGTTTACAGACCTAAGGACGAAGATGATTGACCTAAGGCTAACTGAGGTTGAATGTGAGAAGCGACTAGACAAAATGTTATCACAATGGACTGAGCGAGTTAGAAAGGGCGAAAAGGTACCAGAGCCAACACTGACACTTACCGATAAATCAAAACCTCGTCCTGCTTGGATGGATTTAATTGAAAAAAGTAAACAACGGAGACAATAAGATTCAAAGGTTATCAAAATTGTTGGCAGGATTAACATACAGGCGCTTTTGATATACAGGATGATAAATCCCATAGGTTGAATGTGAAAATCAAATGTAGAGCGTTACAGAGCGTTTTAAAGGGTGGTAAGAAAATTGATTCTTACTAATTTTTTATGGTTGAAAAGATAAACAATTTGTTTATATTAACCGTGTGGGTTAATCGAATTCGAGGTAATGGTTATGTTATTTCAGGATAGGGTAATAGAGCTACTCAAAGGTGGTCAAAGCATGTCGTTAAAAGCGATTAGAGACCATTTCGAAAGCAACGGTATTAAGGTTCCATATTGCACCGCAAAGGATGCTTTGAACCAACTGGAACAGTTTAATGTTGTTTTATTGGTAACCGTTGAAGAGGGCGGTATTAGAGCATTTGGTTACAAGCTGAATGATAACTATGAGGCTGGATTAGCCAGACAAGCTAGCAGTAGTCAACGCCACAAGGTGAGAACCAGTAAATCAAGCAAGCCCAAGAAAATCAAAGTTCCTGTTGTGGTACCTGAATATGGCCCATGGCGCCAAACAGGTGAACCGGCACGTTTACAAGTCATGTTTAACGAGTTACTGGCGAAGCCAAGGGCGAAGCGCATTAAGCGAGGCTTGGCGGTATGAAAACCCTTGAATATCCAATTGTGCCCGTACCTAAGCCCCGCATGACCCAGCGTGACAAATGGCAGAAGCGACCACCGTAATGCGTTATAGAGCTTTCTGTGACGAAGTAAGAGCAAGGGGCATTAACCTGCCTGAGAGCAATTACCACGTGATTTTTGTTATGCCTATGCCTAAGTCATGGAGCAAGAAAAAACAGGCTGAAATGGACGGTAAGCCCCACCAGCAAAAGCCAGACAAAGACAACTTAGAGAAAGCCTTGCTGGACGCCATCTTTGACGATGATTCGCGTATATGGGATGGGCGAGTTTCTAAGGTTTGGGGAACCACTGGAATGATAACGGTAAGGTTACCGGAATAATCGACAAATCATGAACTTGTTACCAGAGGGTAAGTTTGTGAGCGGATTAACGAATCGTTGAATGAATGAGGTAAGTCCTTATGAGTCCAGAAGATTTTATTAGAAAGAACATCATCAAGAAGCTTCAAGAGCTTGATTATCAGGGGGGGGCATTACAACTTGCCGCTGATGAAGGTATCGCACATTACCGCAGATGCTCACAAGCAAGTAAACGCGGTGCCATGTTTGATGATTGCTTTCACGTAGCAAGGGTTTGGATGGATAAGTACGGCGGTAACACAAAGGCAAAACCTAAACGCCGTGGGAAAACAGTAGTTAAACAAGTTTCGTTATTTTGAGGTTAACGCCATGAACAATAAAGAATTTAAAGAAATGATGTATAAAAAACCGCATGAAATGGCTCAATGTGGTAATCCAGTGCCAGCTACAGGTAATTTGCGTGACCAGTTCGCCATGGCTGCAATGCAGGGCATTTTATCAAACGAAGCCATGATTGCGGTTGTGATTGAAGAGTCAGCAGCGTGGGTATCGCGTGAAGCTTACATAATGGCTGATGCAATGCTAGCGGCTAGGGGTAAATAACCATGGCAGATATCTCAATAAAGCATTCAAAAATTGATGATTTCCATAATGGCATTAAGCCAATGCCTAAGTTGTTCAGAGTAGTAAGTGTAGAGCTTGATGTTTTGCGTATCGGCTTTGGCAGTGACTATGGCGTCATATTTGATTGTGATACCACCGTAGTTAGATTGGTAAGGCGAGTTAAACACCGTGACGGCTGGTGTTGGCAACTGGTTAGAGAGCATAAAGACCAAGAGGAATGGGATTATTGCTTTGAGTCTGACCGTGAGTGTTTGAACAACCTGAATTGGGAATTAGGGCTGTTTTACTAAACAAACAATCGTGACATGTCACGCGAGGTAAATATGAACATCAAACAATTACAGCAGCAAATTCATGAGCAAAATAAAAAGGCTGGCTGGTGGGATAATCCACGTGAAAAAGGAACTCTACTCTGTCTAATTCACT
The window above is part of the Providencia sp. R33 genome. Proteins encoded here:
- a CDS encoding DNA adenine methylase — its product is MTIKHPAIRYHGSKFRLAKWVISHLPDHRCYVEPFGGAAGVLMQKEPSYAEVYNDLDSEVVNLFQVLRDKAMNEQLQHACYLTPYSRDEFELARVQINDPIERARRMVVRACMGFGSAASSGGTSGFRSDSKRKYATASHLWAKYPENLAAVCSRLQGVIIENKPATELIKQHDSADTLFYVDPPYVPSTRVMRNRYYNFELTTDQHHELLQVLKSVSGMVAISGYESELYNDELSSWRKATKQSRISAGRGTGTRTECLWMNY
- a CDS encoding RecT family recombinase; amino-acid sequence: MSEVATINQSNNLVMFSPDKLQSLVEFSKLMAEGTVTVPDHLRGKSSDCLAIVMQAIQWDMNPFVVAQKTYTVNGVLGYEAQLINSLVSTSTAIHGRFHYEYSEGGWEKLTKSKELTKNRNGKDYSFRVRDWTDADEHGLWIRVGAILRGDSEITWGERIYLSSVVTRNSPLWSTNPKQQLAYLAVKYWARLYCPEVILGVYTHDELPDAPIKDVTPQKERVSLNEITQQNEPEQHHEATSGDSNVITGEIVDDGFNPDEMRQAISNAETLEQFKAIRSQIEELKSVMGTSLYTELTNKAKQAYHRVDSRNNLEAQINSLPAGGSPEAKAAFEKVVQFLNANKRKLGDELFDSFSLTLNDMKDEYQ
- a CDS encoding PD-(D/E)XK nuclease-like domain-containing protein; its protein translation is MSNQEQEQFEQRKLSNIVSAILMANDINTPENIDKLTNHLNKTATSEEFEQFEKVAFELSITTTSTPKLMFLHDNDIINAYIHVIKNPDKFRSNVDRKKYFQSLVSPDKEEVTEPAKPDVITHASKDKQNGNTEPEIIKECPVNEPPYFEPGRYPDIPNDVYHSSNGISSSMLKDARISLMYYNLRHVSKIIIRENKRCFDLGSAFHTLTMEPEKFGTEFSVRPEIPEGAFTNTDSMTKWIDEYNAGLPQPRSTDELKAIIEAHNATLPAPLPLSGSVEEIGGLYADLPDEFRKIPESDKHTAAAMKACIKEFNATLPEPLKTSGSRDFLLNQIYSINPDLWGEETSKPEPLKKSGKKEEIAASIKAINPDAVFEDDLISAWRGDETKIQVETIDFQTAKDMRDAVMNHPEASALINHPNRVSEVSYYGVDDDTGLETRVRPDIEIQLNDNHRIGFDLKSVSLGRFKQDAITSMIRREILNRDYHISAGMYSDIAQLDQFYWIFVNSDPHYHWVAIVEASPELLELGRLEYKKTLRDINNSMNTGVWPAPVTETLTINLTDFETRKLEELQLEEA
- a CDS encoding helix-turn-helix domain-containing protein encodes the protein MKSIQDIRRDNLVFVIEKHYEGKQKSLAAALGCAPNVISRYLMSSDMKSHRSLSDPIARKIEHLTKLPKYYMDKDHLNVPAEQIADELARQPTDIGRILGDNITTFMLIDGFKSQAQLSVKSGLGQATVNRIIKNESSATVDSVAAIAEALGRKPYELLMSKDDSDVLHYDHKKFAALPLCEKEKIQDFIEFIISKNEK
- a CDS encoding DnaT-like ssDNA-binding domain-containing protein — protein: MSTYKWLRLWHDMPNDPKWRTISRASKQPIALVQAVYIHLLVDASQNVTKCHDGSQRGHVTVTIEDLASALDVENEQIEAVLNAMQGRVLDGSKITGWESRQPKKEDLGNAETGAKSAAQRKREQRERERIQREEEQNKNAGHEDVTKCHDGSQRGHVTVTIEDLASALDVENEQIEAVLNAMQGRVLDGSKITGWESRQPKKEDLGNAETGAKSAAQRKREQRERERIQREEEQNKNAGHEDVTKCHDGSQQDKDKNRDIKDPLSNAREDNFQSNPNANNSILNGRVPAGGFGVNDKFVMYHGWEPDQDFTQKAAYWGTILKEPLQPHELAEFITYWGAEGKAKTHEQWELALANGLKRSRLKNEKVVKNGAGQRTKIDSQFAGKPKAMQEFLQHVLDKYGQDAVDALVEDDRNLRRQMEEQKWHGTVIDVEASAKRIE
- a CDS encoding replication protein P translates to MWKQALSALSDQQLDGLFKFCIDRCMNGNPWPPELSDVIVALSGEAAKHNPFGLDPDEQLRDFLTYCAKRNNYQSAEMYPFKHPVQYWMFTDLRTKMIDLRLTEVECEKRLDKMLSQWTERVRKGEKVPEPTLTLTDKSKPRPAWMDLIEKSKQRRQ